The Lichenihabitans psoromatis genome contains a region encoding:
- a CDS encoding M16 family metallopeptidase yields MPGGTPRITHATLENGMEIVVIPDRRAPVVTHMVWYRNGSADDPAGKSGIAHFLEHLMFKGTSKHPQGAFSEVVAELGGQENAFTSTDYTAYFQRASKEHLRVLMEFEADRMTGLVLSDEIVNPERDVVLEERRMRTDTDPGAQLNEAVQATLYSHHPYGTPIIGWNHEIESLDRFDALAYYDRFYTPENAILIVAGDVEQDDVEMLARETYGLVPSRGAKPVRRRQQEPEPRAHRLVTLSDPKVEQPSAQRVYMVPSYTTAKPGVAAALEVLAHLLGGGSTSILYKALVLDRKIAVAAGAYYMGTALDETRFFVWGIPTPDTTLDDLDAAVEEVIHGMATTLVDADDLIRAQTRLVADAVYAQDNQASLARWYGAALATGLTVEDVERWPDDIEAVTAESVRDAAAAWLLKRRAVTGFLITGEEQEA; encoded by the coding sequence ATGCCAGGCGGCACCCCGCGCATCACGCATGCCACGCTTGAGAATGGCATGGAAATCGTCGTGATCCCGGATCGGCGCGCACCAGTGGTGACCCACATGGTGTGGTACCGAAACGGGTCGGCCGATGATCCAGCAGGAAAGTCGGGCATCGCGCATTTTCTTGAACATTTGATGTTCAAGGGCACATCAAAACATCCGCAAGGCGCCTTCTCGGAGGTCGTTGCCGAGCTTGGCGGTCAGGAAAATGCCTTTACGTCAACCGATTACACCGCTTACTTCCAGCGTGCTTCGAAGGAGCATCTCCGCGTCCTGATGGAGTTCGAGGCCGATCGGATGACCGGCTTGGTCCTCTCGGATGAGATCGTGAACCCGGAACGCGACGTGGTGCTGGAAGAGCGCCGCATGCGAACCGACACCGATCCTGGCGCGCAGTTGAACGAGGCTGTGCAGGCGACGCTCTATTCGCATCACCCGTATGGCACGCCGATCATCGGCTGGAATCACGAGATCGAGAGCCTCGATCGCTTCGATGCGCTGGCCTATTACGACCGCTTCTACACGCCCGAAAATGCCATCCTGATCGTGGCCGGCGATGTTGAGCAGGATGACGTCGAAATGCTGGCCCGCGAGACGTATGGCCTGGTCCCCTCGCGTGGCGCGAAGCCGGTTCGTCGCCGCCAGCAAGAGCCGGAGCCTCGCGCCCACAGACTGGTGACGTTGTCAGACCCGAAGGTCGAGCAGCCGAGCGCCCAGCGCGTCTATATGGTTCCGTCCTACACCACGGCCAAACCCGGTGTTGCCGCGGCGCTCGAAGTGCTGGCCCATCTGCTGGGTGGCGGCTCGACGAGTATCTTGTACAAAGCACTGGTTCTCGATCGCAAGATCGCGGTCGCAGCCGGTGCCTATTACATGGGAACGGCGCTCGACGAGACCCGCTTCTTCGTTTGGGGCATCCCGACGCCCGACACCACGCTTGACGACCTCGATGCTGCCGTCGAGGAGGTCATTCATGGCATGGCGACCACCTTGGTCGATGCCGACGATCTCATCCGGGCTCAAACCCGCCTTGTCGCAGACGCGGTTTATGCTCAGGACAATCAGGCGTCCTTGGCACGTTGGTATGGCGCGGCACTCGCGACTGGTTTGACAGTCGAGGATGTGGAGCGCTGGCCGGACGACATCGAGGCCGTGACGGCCGAGAGCGTTCGCGATGCCGCGGCGGCGTGGCTGTTGAAGCGACGCGCCGTAACGGGTTTCCTGATAACCGGTGAAGAGCAAGAGGCTTGA
- a CDS encoding organic hydroperoxide resistance protein, protein MSNIKPLFTAHSTATGGRNGTTSADDGSVSVSLSVPKEMGGPGKPNTSTPEHLFAAGYAACFGGALDFVAKQHKKDATGAIVKCAVSIGPRDAGGFGLAVKLVVTDKSLPQAELQELCNEAHEQVCPYSHATRGNVDVQLTVEGA, encoded by the coding sequence ATGTCGAACATCAAACCCCTCTTTACGGCTCACTCCACGGCAACTGGCGGTCGGAACGGCACCACGTCGGCTGATGACGGTTCGGTCAGCGTCTCGCTGTCGGTCCCGAAGGAGATGGGCGGCCCCGGCAAGCCCAACACGAGCACGCCCGAACATCTGTTCGCGGCCGGTTATGCGGCCTGCTTCGGCGGAGCGCTCGATTTTGTTGCCAAGCAGCACAAGAAGGACGCGACTGGCGCGATCGTGAAATGCGCCGTGAGCATCGGCCCGCGCGACGCCGGCGGTTTCGGCCTCGCGGTCAAGCTCGTCGTGACCGACAAGAGCCTGCCCCAGGCTGAATTGCAGGAGCTCTGCAACGAGGCACATGAGCAGGTTTGCCCCTACAGCCACGCGACCCGCGGCAATGTCGACGTCCAACTGACCGTCGAAGGCGCCTGA